A genomic region of Noviherbaspirillum sp. L7-7A contains the following coding sequences:
- a CDS encoding 3'-5' exonuclease, whose amino-acid sequence MAPDGAADLLPPYAGLDPASITLVRDSAGCAAARRVLEAADALGFDTESRPTFVRGEASSGPHLVQLATDSHCFLYQVDHLDDLADLRAVLASPSLVKAGFGLGDDLRRLASKCDIHCAGVLDLAQLLRHNRREAMGVKKAVAGLLGRRLEKSKRVATTNWASHRLSERQMLYAANDAHAALCVYRAWAARQAR is encoded by the coding sequence ATGGCGCCGGACGGCGCCGCCGACCTGCTGCCGCCGTATGCGGGACTGGACCCGGCCAGCATCACGCTGGTCAGGGACAGTGCGGGCTGCGCCGCTGCGCGCCGGGTGCTGGAAGCCGCCGATGCGCTGGGCTTCGATACCGAATCGCGTCCGACCTTCGTGCGTGGCGAAGCCTCCAGCGGCCCGCACCTGGTGCAGCTGGCAACCGACAGCCATTGCTTCCTCTACCAGGTCGACCATCTCGACGACCTGGCCGACCTGCGCGCCGTGCTTGCATCGCCAAGTTTGGTCAAGGCCGGCTTCGGCCTGGGCGACGACCTGCGCCGCCTGGCATCGAAATGCGACATTCATTGCGCCGGCGTGCTGGACCTGGCCCAGCTGCTGCGCCACAACAGGCGCGAGGCGATGGGCGTGAAGAAGGCGGTGGCCGGCCTGCTCGGGCGGCGCCTGGAAAAATCCAAGCGGGTCGCTACCACCAACTGGGCCAGCCACAGGCTGAGCGAACGCCAGATGCTGTATGCCGCCAATGATGCGCATGCGGCGCTTTGCGTCTATCGCGCCTGGGCTGCAAGGCAGGCGCGATGA
- a CDS encoding CHASE domain-containing protein, with amino-acid sequence MKQERDRANAPQSGMALADDVASSSGAARVPLLSWLLPLLVLLLCLGITALAWHEARSAATRSRQQDFDYQVRRIVTLLQQRMATYEQVLRGAQGFVGSRAMAERADFARYVATLRLEESFPGIQGIAIANLIPAGEREAHMARVRAQGVGNYAVRPDGERPVYSAIEQIEPATPMNLRALGYDMLTEPARRDAMERSRDSGMAALTGKLRLVQEQEPHVQSGVIVYMPVYGRELPLDTVAQRRAALVAWVGAPFRMNDLMLGLLGERAGDVRLRIFDGAGMAEDARLYDSADAAKLATPELQALRRIRIADRDWTLAIDSTPAFDARFNSGAPLSVAGAGAGISVLLSLLVWLLASGRSRALALAGSMTRALRASQLRWQYALEGAGDGVWDWNNHTGEVVLSRRWKEMLGYAESEVEDNVASWARLMHPQDRDRAVQVLRDYVAGAMPDYAQEIRMRCRDGSWKWILTRGMVVSRDAQGRPLRTIGTHTDISRLKQNEDALRVAYSATAAEQRRIRVILENSYDAFIAVGPDERITDWNVQAERTFGWSAHEAIGRSLAGLIIPKQQRAAHLASFARFIERGDGAGGRQEIMALHRSGRLIPVELALAPMPHEGGGTAATAFVRDISDRREAERLRAEHECSLEEARAALHHAQKLEAVGKLTGGIAHDFNNVLQIISGYLQLMQREVAANGPMARRMERALDAVDRGARLASGLLTFARRQPLQPVAVNLARLVGSMEELLRGALGESTMLAIHAPEALWNTLVDRDQLQHVILNLAINARDAMDGVGSVDITLDNLTLAAGELRSRPDLAAGDYVVLAMKDSGTGITPEVRERAFEPFFTTKAEGAGTGLGLAMAYGFVAQSGGHIDIDGVPGAGTTVRLFLPRSTAPESAVLEAASPAPPGGNEHILVVEDDDAVRDSVCTMLGQLGYRVRSAGDAQAALDMLRQGVPADLVFTDVVMPGPLRTPDMVRQALVLRPGLAVLYASGHTRGAVLQGVGGAGPLLLNKPYRREQLARCVRQALAQVRAPASRTGQQVLVVEQQEDSRQILCDMLSLLGHAPRGVASLDQARRALAESTVDMLLVADDVADRDQAGDIAGAYPSLRLIMVGEAPEGMATTLIDKPYSMDKLRSVIGGAG; translated from the coding sequence ATGAAACAGGAACGGGACCGCGCCAATGCCCCCCAGTCCGGCATGGCGCTGGCAGACGACGTGGCGTCGTCATCCGGCGCCGCACGCGTGCCGCTGCTGTCCTGGCTCCTGCCCTTGCTGGTGCTGCTGCTGTGCCTCGGGATCACCGCGCTGGCATGGCACGAGGCGCGCAGCGCCGCCACCCGCAGCCGGCAGCAGGACTTCGATTACCAGGTGCGCCGCATCGTGACCCTGCTGCAGCAGCGCATGGCAACCTACGAGCAGGTATTGCGCGGCGCCCAGGGCTTCGTCGGCAGCCGCGCCATGGCCGAGCGGGCCGACTTTGCCCGTTACGTGGCTACGCTGCGGCTGGAGGAAAGCTTCCCTGGCATCCAGGGCATTGCCATTGCCAACCTGATTCCCGCCGGCGAACGCGAGGCTCACATGGCGCGGGTGCGCGCCCAGGGCGTGGGCAACTATGCGGTCCGCCCCGATGGTGAACGGCCGGTCTACAGCGCCATTGAGCAGATCGAGCCGGCCACGCCGATGAACCTGCGCGCGCTGGGCTACGACATGCTGACCGAGCCGGCGCGGCGCGACGCGATGGAACGCTCGCGCGACAGCGGCATGGCGGCCCTGACCGGCAAGCTGCGGCTGGTGCAGGAGCAGGAGCCGCATGTGCAGTCGGGCGTGATCGTCTACATGCCGGTCTATGGGCGGGAGCTGCCGCTGGACACCGTCGCGCAGCGCCGTGCCGCGCTGGTGGCCTGGGTCGGCGCGCCGTTCCGCATGAACGACCTGATGCTGGGCCTGCTGGGAGAACGCGCCGGCGACGTCCGGCTGCGCATCTTCGACGGCGCCGGCATGGCCGAGGATGCGCGGCTCTACGATTCGGCCGATGCTGCGAAACTGGCCACGCCCGAATTGCAGGCGCTGCGCCGCATCCGCATCGCAGACCGCGACTGGACGCTGGCCATCGACAGCACGCCGGCATTCGATGCGCGCTTCAACAGCGGTGCGCCGTTATCCGTGGCCGGCGCCGGCGCCGGCATCAGCGTGCTGCTGTCGCTTCTGGTCTGGCTGCTGGCAAGCGGGCGCAGCCGCGCGCTGGCGCTGGCCGGCAGCATGACGCGCGCCCTGCGTGCCAGCCAGCTGCGCTGGCAATACGCGCTGGAAGGCGCGGGCGACGGTGTCTGGGACTGGAACAACCATACCGGTGAAGTGGTGCTGTCGCGGCGCTGGAAGGAAATGCTGGGCTATGCCGAGTCCGAGGTGGAAGACAACGTCGCCAGCTGGGCCAGGCTGATGCATCCGCAGGACAGGGACAGGGCCGTGCAGGTGCTGCGCGACTATGTGGCCGGCGCCATGCCGGACTATGCCCAGGAAATCCGCATGCGCTGCCGCGACGGCAGCTGGAAGTGGATCCTCACGCGCGGCATGGTGGTGAGCCGCGACGCCCAGGGCAGGCCGCTGCGCACCATCGGCACCCACACCGACATCAGCCGCCTCAAGCAGAACGAGGACGCGCTGCGCGTTGCCTATAGCGCCACCGCGGCGGAGCAGCGGCGCATTCGCGTTATCCTGGAAAACTCCTACGATGCCTTCATCGCCGTCGGCCCGGACGAGCGCATCACCGACTGGAACGTCCAGGCCGAACGCACCTTTGGCTGGAGCGCGCATGAAGCGATCGGGCGCAGCCTGGCCGGCCTGATCATCCCCAAGCAGCAGCGTGCCGCGCACCTGGCCAGCTTCGCCCGCTTCATCGAGCGCGGCGATGGCGCCGGCGGCCGCCAGGAAATCATGGCGCTGCATCGCAGCGGCCGCCTGATACCGGTCGAGCTGGCGCTGGCGCCCATGCCGCATGAGGGCGGCGGCACCGCGGCGACTGCCTTCGTGCGCGACATCAGCGACCGGCGCGAGGCCGAGCGCCTGCGCGCCGAGCACGAATGCTCGCTGGAGGAGGCGCGGGCGGCGCTGCATCATGCGCAGAAGCTGGAAGCGGTGGGCAAGCTCACCGGCGGCATTGCCCATGACTTCAACAACGTGCTGCAGATCATCAGCGGTTACCTGCAGCTGATGCAGCGCGAGGTGGCGGCCAATGGCCCGATGGCGCGGCGGATGGAACGCGCGCTGGACGCGGTCGATCGCGGCGCGCGGCTGGCGTCGGGCCTCTTGACCTTCGCCCGGCGCCAGCCGCTGCAGCCGGTGGCGGTCAACCTTGCCCGCCTGGTCGGGAGCATGGAAGAACTGCTGCGCGGCGCGCTGGGTGAATCGACCATGCTGGCCATTCATGCGCCCGAGGCGCTGTGGAACACCCTGGTCGACCGCGACCAGTTGCAGCACGTGATCCTGAACCTGGCCATCAATGCCCGCGATGCGATGGATGGCGTTGGCAGCGTCGACATTACGCTGGACAATCTGACGCTGGCGGCAGGCGAGCTGCGTTCCCGGCCCGATCTTGCCGCCGGCGACTATGTCGTGCTGGCGATGAAGGACAGCGGCACCGGCATCACGCCGGAAGTGCGGGAACGCGCATTCGAGCCGTTCTTCACGACCAAGGCCGAGGGCGCCGGCACCGGCCTGGGGCTGGCGATGGCCTACGGCTTCGTTGCGCAGAGCGGCGGGCATATCGATATCGATGGCGTGCCCGGCGCCGGCACCACGGTCCGCCTGTTCCTGCCGCGCAGCACCGCGCCGGAGAGCGCGGTGCTGGAGGCGGCCAGTCCGGCGCCGCCGGGCGGCAACGAGCACATCCTGGTGGTCGAGGACGACGATGCGGTCCGGGATTCGGTCTGCACGATGCTGGGCCAGCTGGGCTACCGGGTTCGCAGCGCCGGCGACGCCCAAGCCGCGCTCGACATGCTGCGCCAGGGGGTACCGGCCGACCTCGTATTTACCGACGTGGTGATGCCGGGGCCGCTGCGCACGCCCGACATGGTGCGGCAAGCGCTGGTGCTGCGCCCTGGCCTGGCGGTGCTGTATGCCTCGGGCCATACCCGCGGCGCGGTGCTGCAGGGCGTCGGCGGCGCCGGGCCGCTGCTGCTCAACAAGCCTTACCGGCGCGAGCAGCTGGCCCGCTGCGTGCGCCAGGCGCTGGCGCAGGTGCGGGCGCCGGCATCCCGAACCGGACAGCAGGTGCTGGTGGTGGAACAGCAGGAGGATTCGCGCCAGATTCTTTGCGACATGCTGTCGCTGCTGGGACATGCGCCGCGCGGCGTGGCAAGCCTGGACCAGGCGCGCCGTGCGCTGGCTGAATCCACGGTGGACATGCTGCTGGTGGCCGACGATGTCGCCGACCGCGATCAGGCAGGCGACATCGCAGGCGCCTATCCGTCGCTGAGGCTGATCATGGTGGGTGAAGCACCTGAAGGCATGGCGACCACGCTGATCGACAAGCCCTACAGCATGGACAAGCTGCGCAGCGTCATCGGCGGCGCCGGCTGA